The Prevotella sp. E2-28 genome includes the window GCTGTTCCTGATTGTCTGTTGGATTATTCTCTATCTGCGCCTCCGTCCGCTGAAGATGCTTACAGGCAAGGCCGAGCGTATTGCCGAGGGGCATTACAGGGAACCTATTCCTAAGACCTGGAACAGAGACGAGATAGGCAGTCTACAGCGTAACTTCATCAGGATGCGCAGGGCACTGGTGGCTCAGATTGACGAATTGGAACAGCTCACCGCAGCCAATAAGCAACGCAGTGAGGAACTTAACACGGCTTATAAGCAAGCACAGAAGGCCGATCAGATGAAGACGGTGTTCCTGCATCGCATGACTAATCAGATGGTTGCTCCCGCACTGGCTATCGACAATGACGTTACGGCCCTGCGTGCCAATGATGCCGAGGCGCAGAAACGTGATACCGCCCAGTTAGTGGACAACATTCAAAAGAATGGCACCACCATTACCCGCGTGCTGAATCAGTTGCTGAACCAGTCGGAAGAAGAAATCAGAAAGGAGGTCGAGCATGATTAGGATGAATATTCGCAGGTCGTTCTCGACCAAGCTGTGCATCTGGATACTGCTGCTTACCATGCCTGTATTCCTTGCTTCCGTGGGCCTGCTCTTCCGCCGGTATCACCCGATGATTCATGTGGAGGCCGTTGAGCGTGCCAATGGTGTGCTCGATGCCTCATTGCAGCGCATCAACCGCTACCTCATCACCACCGAGACCGTCACCAACACCTACGGCTGGATTGTTGAGCGGTCTTTGACTCCCGATTCCCTGACTATTCTTACCGACCGTATCGTGCGCCTCAATCCCTATATTGATGGCTGTGCTATCAGTACTGAGCCCAATGTTCTGCCTCAGTACCCCAAGCGTTTCATGACCTATACCATCAGGGACGGGGGTGACACTATCACCACCACTGTTGAGAAAGACTATAACTACTTCAGTCAGAAATGGTACAGGGCACCTCACGACCAACATAAGGCGGGATGGGTGGTTTATTACGACGAGTCTAATCAACTAGATTTGGATAAAGATGGCATGATTGCCACCTATAGCCGTCCACTCTATAATGCTGACAGCACCATCGTGGGTGTCATGTCCACCGAACTTTCCCTGCTCCATCTCTCACAGATTCTGGGCGAGGAGAAGCCTTACCCGCATTCCTATTATATCATGCTCGATGAAATGGGCCGTTATGTGGGGCATCCTGACTCTACGCGTCTTTTCAATAAGACCATTTTCAGTGCCATTAACCCACAGACGCAACACGACCTCATTGCCCTTGGCTACGAGATGACTATGGGTCGGCAGGGTGCTATGTCGGTGGTTATCAATGACGAGCCCTCGCTGGTATGCTTCCGTCCTGTGCCGGGTACGAAGTGGAGCCTGGCTATTGTCTGCCCTGAAAGCGATATCCTGAAAGGTTATAACCGTTTCACCTATATCGTGTTGTCGCTCCTTGCCGTTGCAATGTTCCTCATCATCCTCTATTGTCATAAGATGGTGACCCGCTCACTCCGTCCGCTTCGCGATTTGCTGGAAAAGACGCAGTTGATTACCAAGGGTAACCTGGATGTGGAGATTAAGCGTAGCTCACGTATTGACGATATAGGTTGCCTGCAAAACAGTTATGTCACCATGCTGGAATGGTTTAAGCAAAATATAGACACTATGCGTGATGCGGGCATCCAGGCCCAGAACTACAATAGGGAACTGGAACTGGCCACGCAGATGGTCTTGGAGGCTGATAAGCAGAAGACGGCCTTCATGCAAAACATGACCCACCAGGTGCGCACGCCGCTGAATATCATCATAGGATATGCACAGATTCTCAACATCCCTACAACAGGCAACAACGCTGTAGAGGGTGTGTCTGAGGAAGAGGTGAAGAGCCTGGCCAATGCCATGGAGCATAACTCCAAACTGCTCACCCGAATGGTTCTGATGCTCTTCGACAGTTCTGACATCGGCATCACCGAGACGTCTCTCTGTCAGAAACACGAAGAGGTGCCTGTCAACACAGCCATGTGGGAAATGGTAGATTACGTCACACGTCTCTATCCCGACATTCATATCGGCTTTGAGACTGAGGTGCCCGATGACTTCATCATTCAGACCAATAAGAAATACTTGCAGTATAGCTTGGCCGAAGTGCTGCTCAACGCCGTGAAGTATTCCGACCGTAAGCATATCATGGCCTGCGTTACCCGTACTGACACTTCCGTGCGCTTCATCATTGAAGATACGGGTAAGGGCATTGCAGCATCCGATCGCGAACGTATCTTCAAGTTCTTCACGAAGGTTGACGACTTCAGTGAGGGTCTCGGACTGGGCATCCCGCTCACCCGTCGCCACGCTCAGAACCTGGGTGGCAGCTTCACGCTCGACCCCACCTATCATGCGGGCTGTCGGTTCATCTTTGAGCTTCCGCGTTGATTTTCCAGCGCAAATT containing:
- a CDS encoding ATP-binding protein; this translates as MIRMNIRRSFSTKLCIWILLLTMPVFLASVGLLFRRYHPMIHVEAVERANGVLDASLQRINRYLITTETVTNTYGWIVERSLTPDSLTILTDRIVRLNPYIDGCAISTEPNVLPQYPKRFMTYTIRDGGDTITTTVEKDYNYFSQKWYRAPHDQHKAGWVVYYDESNQLDLDKDGMIATYSRPLYNADSTIVGVMSTELSLLHLSQILGEEKPYPHSYYIMLDEMGRYVGHPDSTRLFNKTIFSAINPQTQHDLIALGYEMTMGRQGAMSVVINDEPSLVCFRPVPGTKWSLAIVCPESDILKGYNRFTYIVLSLLAVAMFLIILYCHKMVTRSLRPLRDLLEKTQLITKGNLDVEIKRSSRIDDIGCLQNSYVTMLEWFKQNIDTMRDAGIQAQNYNRELELATQMVLEADKQKTAFMQNMTHQVRTPLNIIIGYAQILNIPTTGNNAVEGVSEEEVKSLANAMEHNSKLLTRMVLMLFDSSDIGITETSLCQKHEEVPVNTAMWEMVDYVTRLYPDIHIGFETEVPDDFIIQTNKKYLQYSLAEVLLNAVKYSDRKHIMACVTRTDTSVRFIIEDTGKGIAASDRERIFKFFTKVDDFSEGLGLGIPLTRRHAQNLGGSFTLDPTYHAGCRFIFELPR